The following coding sequences lie in one Rhizobium leguminosarum genomic window:
- a CDS encoding invasion associated locus B family protein, with product MTAALISPALAQQTALPNGASSLQETYQDWRLSCAVRDNARACAILQDQSQQNGQRLLAVELGMRSDGAVATLLLPFGILLDPGIAPQIDDQPPLSALRFRTCLPTGCVAVFPIDAETLLKLRTGSVLRLKVTTAAQTALTFPVSLRGLAAAIDRLGALGGS from the coding sequence ATGACGGCTGCGCTCATATCCCCTGCACTGGCCCAGCAGACGGCTCTCCCGAACGGCGCCTCCTCCCTACAGGAAACCTATCAGGATTGGCGGTTGTCCTGCGCGGTTCGCGACAACGCACGGGCATGTGCAATCTTACAGGACCAGTCGCAGCAAAATGGCCAAAGACTCCTTGCTGTCGAGTTGGGTATGCGTTCCGACGGTGCGGTCGCAACGTTGCTTCTTCCATTCGGCATTCTTCTTGACCCCGGAATCGCGCCGCAGATCGACGATCAACCGCCGTTATCGGCTCTGCGCTTCCGGACATGCCTGCCGACTGGATGCGTCGCTGTGTTTCCCATCGATGCGGAAACGCTCCTAAAGCTGCGGACAGGCTCGGTGCTGAGGCTCAAAGTTACGACTGCGGCGCAAACCGCGCTAACCTTTCCGGTCTCGCTGAGGGGCTTGGCCGCGGCGATCGATCGTCTCGGTGCGCTGGGCGGAAGTTAG
- a CDS encoding type IV secretory system conjugative DNA transfer family protein — protein sequence MASASTHTETDRRKWTGLQRASLFTLPVALLGVAVLWLAFFTLIYDAYITSFGSSSYFDYVGQARLIDAVRYTWSIIHVRNTVGLSLLAFALALPFLFFLACLWMLKCGRALSRKILYLLHVRSMFSLLAHTALIFAAAYAGVIVYGVAFYLVATKAGEHAEIASYYGNHLAAMYQAPFGATDAAGAYQKPSRQTVLAALVGLAAAVAIVGFPIGAAIQKRQRMIMGKARLATLKDAADFRLRDKHGIVLGLKQGLLLRNDGDQHVMVIGSPGQGKSRGFVIPTMMSFQGSQVVPDMSGELFEETSGYLNHRGYEVFLLAPGSKYTDGYNPLDLISEEPNQRITDLQKLTQMLLPERLRSDSSDFWEESARILLTAMLGFVLECPDTRKSLSELYRILNSMSDERKAIIQLLENYEPVLSDQTRMQLTKFAGRHEKLGEGIAAEIVAKLNFLQNPLVEALTSITTIPIDTIRKRKLVIFVQADWNAMQIYERLISMFIQQMADKLVQMGPLRNGEHEVLMMLDEFGNGGRIDTVLTLAPLIRKNGVRFVFILQDGAQLERLYQRSGQKILMGASTIKLFMNFQNQEDATAVSMAAGKTTEWVEQSSYSHRHGRRQRSISKVPVSVDLLPVNTLMMMKPEEAILQVTGMPLMRIMKLDSGGERMFSKVRKFKPVKRPCMEPVEWTIADSRSAAAASPATGADIHFERFVAKDGIRHVYISSLDELRHRLDLDETRDAGVIEEEVREEKQKQPGGKRKGDPASGQRKRGVPNATSAAGEGDFDLDIDEQKLSRNVYSGSPAHRSVRPKQANGPSDQIDSRLVASVLQRQEVRDAFGADLNALNDVIFQQAEENALEPVELNADVELLIESLSDRLTEDSSRAYLHQFANLARDPLGEDQSETEAHAD from the coding sequence ATGGCAAGCGCATCCACGCACACAGAGACTGACCGACGGAAATGGACGGGCCTGCAGCGGGCATCGTTGTTCACCTTGCCGGTCGCACTACTCGGAGTCGCTGTCCTGTGGCTCGCATTCTTCACGCTAATCTACGACGCCTACATCACCTCGTTCGGCTCTTCGTCCTACTTCGACTATGTCGGGCAGGCGCGCTTAATCGACGCCGTCCGCTATACCTGGTCGATCATCCATGTCCGCAACACGGTCGGACTTTCGCTTCTGGCCTTCGCCCTTGCCTTGCCATTCCTGTTTTTCTTGGCTTGCCTCTGGATGCTGAAATGCGGAAGGGCGCTGTCGCGCAAGATCCTCTATCTCCTGCATGTCCGGTCGATGTTCAGCCTGCTTGCGCACACGGCTCTCATCTTCGCCGCCGCTTATGCCGGCGTCATCGTCTACGGCGTGGCCTTTTATCTCGTTGCCACCAAGGCCGGCGAACATGCCGAAATCGCCAGCTATTATGGCAATCATCTGGCCGCCATGTATCAAGCGCCGTTCGGGGCGACGGATGCAGCCGGTGCCTATCAGAAGCCGTCTCGACAGACGGTGCTCGCAGCCCTCGTGGGCCTCGCTGCCGCGGTTGCCATCGTCGGATTTCCGATCGGCGCGGCAATCCAGAAACGTCAGCGGATGATCATGGGTAAAGCGCGGCTGGCTACCTTGAAAGACGCCGCTGATTTCCGGCTGCGCGACAAGCACGGCATCGTGCTTGGGCTGAAGCAAGGCCTGCTCTTGCGCAACGATGGCGACCAGCACGTCATGGTGATCGGTTCGCCGGGGCAGGGCAAATCGCGGGGCTTTGTGATCCCGACGATGATGAGCTTTCAGGGATCGCAGGTCGTTCCCGACATGAGCGGCGAGTTGTTCGAAGAGACCTCCGGTTACTTGAACCACAGGGGATACGAGGTCTTCCTGCTGGCGCCCGGCTCGAAATATACCGACGGCTACAATCCGCTCGACCTGATCAGTGAGGAACCGAACCAGCGGATCACTGATCTTCAGAAGCTGACGCAGATGCTGCTGCCGGAGCGGCTGCGATCGGATTCCTCCGATTTCTGGGAGGAAAGCGCCAGGATCCTGCTGACCGCGATGCTGGGTTTTGTGCTCGAATGCCCTGACACCCGCAAGTCGCTCAGCGAGCTCTACCGCATTCTCAATTCGATGTCGGACGAGCGCAAGGCGATCATCCAGTTATTGGAAAATTATGAGCCGGTTCTCTCAGACCAGACTCGCATGCAGCTGACCAAATTCGCCGGCCGGCATGAAAAGCTCGGGGAGGGGATTGCCGCAGAGATCGTCGCCAAGCTCAATTTTCTGCAGAACCCTCTGGTCGAGGCGCTGACCTCCATCACCACGATCCCGATCGACACGATCAGGAAGCGGAAATTGGTGATTTTCGTCCAGGCTGATTGGAACGCCATGCAGATCTATGAGCGGCTGATCTCGATGTTCATCCAGCAGATGGCTGACAAGCTTGTGCAGATGGGGCCATTGCGCAACGGTGAGCACGAAGTCCTGATGATGCTCGACGAGTTCGGCAATGGCGGCCGGATCGATACCGTTCTGACGCTCGCCCCGCTGATCCGCAAGAATGGCGTGCGTTTCGTCTTCATCCTTCAGGATGGCGCGCAGCTTGAAAGGCTGTACCAGCGCTCCGGCCAAAAGATCCTGATGGGCGCTTCGACGATCAAGCTCTTCATGAATTTTCAGAACCAGGAAGATGCGACGGCCGTCTCGATGGCTGCCGGCAAGACGACGGAGTGGGTCGAGCAATCGTCCTATTCGCATCGTCACGGCCGAAGGCAGCGGTCGATATCGAAGGTGCCTGTCTCTGTCGATCTCCTTCCCGTCAATACGCTGATGATGATGAAGCCGGAAGAGGCGATCCTGCAGGTCACGGGCATGCCGCTGATGCGCATTATGAAGCTTGATTCCGGCGGAGAGCGGATGTTCTCGAAAGTGAGAAAGTTCAAGCCGGTGAAAAGACCTTGCATGGAGCCGGTTGAATGGACAATCGCCGACAGCAGGTCAGCTGCGGCGGCCTCGCCCGCGACGGGCGCTGATATCCATTTTGAGCGCTTCGTCGCGAAGGATGGTATCCGCCACGTCTACATCTCCTCGCTTGACGAGCTGCGTCATCGCCTGGATCTCGACGAGACACGCGACGCCGGTGTGATAGAGGAGGAGGTGCGGGAGGAAAAGCAGAAGCAGCCGGGAGGCAAGCGAAAGGGCGATCCGGCGAGCGGGCAACGAAAGCGCGGCGTGCCGAACGCTACTAGTGCTGCTGGTGAGGGTGACTTCGATCTCGATATCGACGAGCAGAAGCTCAGCCGCAATGTCTATTCGGGCTCACCGGCACATCGGAGCGTTCGACCCAAACAGGCCAATGGTCCATCGGATCAAATCGACTCTCGGCTGGTGGCGTCTGTTCTTCAGCGGCAGGAGGTAAGAGACGCATTTGGAGCGGATCTTAACGCGCTGAACGACGTGATCTTTCAGCAGGCCGAAGAGAACGCGCTTGAGCCAGTAGAGCTCAACGCGGATGTCGAGCTCTTAATTGAGAGCCTTTCTGATCGGCTCACCGAGGACAGTTCACGAGCCTACCTGCACCAGTTCGCCAACCTGGCCCGAGATCCGCTGGGCGAGGATCAATCTGAGACCGAGGCGCACGCTGATTAG
- the virB11 gene encoding P-type DNA transfer ATPase VirB11 gives MNARPSISAEQHFLSEAIEPIRPFLDDPGVIEISCQRSNEIWLERIGQLSMMRQQVDGLDQEVIRHMASRAASFTKQTVNAEHPLLSATLVNGERVQFVLNPTSATGHAFSIRKQFIRRFDLNDYEKAGAFRFTKVTGDDYIDDVDIELSRLLRAGKVRAFLELAAINHRSMLISGGTSTGKTTFLNTMLTAIPNHERFILMQDTAELEPRQENVVSLLVSKGGQGEARVTMGDLLATALRLRPDRIFMGELRGDEAFDFLNAINTGHPGSMSTIHANSPHHAFNRLSTLVLNSNVRMERDDIIRYIRSIIPIVVQLKKSDAAGGRGVSEIYFADEVDENGKRIHAHRD, from the coding sequence ATGAACGCGCGCCCGTCGATTTCTGCCGAACAACATTTTCTGTCAGAGGCGATCGAGCCGATCCGGCCGTTCCTCGACGATCCCGGTGTCATCGAGATCTCCTGCCAGCGCAGCAATGAGATCTGGCTCGAGCGTATCGGCCAGCTCAGCATGATGAGGCAGCAAGTGGACGGGCTCGATCAGGAAGTGATCCGCCATATGGCCTCGCGCGCCGCGTCGTTCACCAAACAAACGGTCAATGCCGAGCATCCGCTGCTATCGGCGACGCTCGTCAATGGCGAGCGCGTGCAGTTCGTGCTGAACCCGACCTCGGCAACCGGTCACGCTTTTTCCATCCGCAAGCAGTTCATCCGGCGTTTCGATTTGAACGACTATGAGAAGGCCGGCGCGTTCCGCTTCACCAAGGTGACGGGAGACGACTATATCGACGATGTGGACATCGAGCTATCGCGGCTGCTGCGGGCCGGCAAGGTTCGCGCCTTCCTTGAACTGGCAGCCATCAATCACCGCAGCATGCTGATTTCGGGCGGCACCTCCACCGGCAAGACCACGTTTCTCAACACCATGCTCACCGCCATTCCGAACCATGAGCGTTTCATCCTCATGCAGGACACAGCCGAACTGGAGCCGCGGCAAGAAAATGTCGTGTCGCTGCTGGTCTCGAAGGGTGGCCAGGGAGAGGCGAGGGTGACGATGGGCGATCTGCTGGCCACGGCGCTTCGCCTCAGACCGGATCGGATTTTCATGGGCGAGCTGCGCGGCGACGAGGCCTTCGACTTCCTCAATGCGATCAATACCGGGCATCCCGGTTCAATGTCGACGATCCATGCAAACTCGCCGCACCACGCCTTCAACCGGCTGTCGACGCTCGTGCTCAACAGCAATGTGCGCATGGAGCGCGACGACATCATTCGATACATCCGCTCGATCATCCCGATCGTGGTCCAGTTGAAGAAGAGTGATGCCGCCGGCGGCCGCGGCGTCAGCGAGATCTACTTTGCCGACGAGGTGGACGAAAATGGCAAGCGCATCCACGCACACAGAGACTGA
- a CDS encoding TrbI/VirB10 family protein has product MAAETIASGIQQLGTEAFQDSRNIRPTIHIPQGSDINVFVTRDLDFAGLYPDPVREEFERLRRRKLGK; this is encoded by the coding sequence ATTGCCGCTGAGACCATCGCCTCCGGTATCCAGCAGCTAGGGACAGAAGCCTTCCAGGACAGCCGCAATATCCGGCCGACGATTCATATCCCTCAGGGCTCCGACATCAATGTCTTCGTCACACGCGACCTCGACTTCGCCGGACTTTATCCGGACCCGGTACGCGAAGAGTTTGAGAGGCTGCGCAGAAGGAAGCTTGGCAAATGA
- a CDS encoding TrbI/VirB10 family protein encodes MSDPNYHSLDTDSAIGGPVRRSGVGLMRPIAVIAAIACVGVVLYFLLAGGEQQPAIDTTPREEFRPVQTPRNEGFRTPAPPPLPTVVVPEAPPPPPPPPPAPVVPAAAPVLPPAEVDCTRGKNPDNSRCIELARQAKLLERVRSSSMVFDQSDQRNGVAQASTGSTGSGLFGAGDPSGAQTAAGSNGGGAVDSDRAFLKAMGGQGVDVSVATENRRTDAWIPQGTMIRGTLETAINSDLAGMVKGIVRDDVYSFDGRRILIPAGSSLIGDYKSGVERGQERILIVWTRMIRGDGVSVQLGSYGTDRLGRSGMTGVVDRKYWERFGPPALMTMIGGATQYIAQLGQKQDRNITIVNTDGTVTSIPRTMVKHRRIALAKLPLRPSPPVSSS; translated from the coding sequence ATGTCGGACCCAAACTATCATTCGCTCGACACTGACAGCGCAATCGGCGGTCCGGTCCGGCGGAGCGGCGTCGGTCTTATGCGGCCGATCGCGGTCATTGCTGCCATCGCCTGCGTGGGCGTCGTCCTTTATTTTCTTCTTGCCGGTGGCGAGCAACAGCCAGCGATCGACACGACGCCGCGTGAGGAGTTCCGCCCGGTCCAGACACCGAGGAATGAAGGCTTCAGAACACCGGCCCCGCCTCCTTTGCCGACGGTGGTCGTTCCGGAAGCGCCGCCGCCACCCCCTCCGCCGCCGCCAGCCCCTGTCGTTCCGGCGGCTGCTCCGGTTTTGCCACCGGCCGAGGTCGACTGCACTAGAGGTAAGAACCCGGACAATTCCCGCTGCATTGAGCTCGCGCGGCAAGCCAAGCTGCTGGAGCGTGTTCGCTCTTCCTCCATGGTCTTCGATCAATCGGATCAGAGGAACGGCGTAGCGCAGGCTTCGACCGGCTCCACGGGTTCGGGACTGTTCGGCGCCGGCGATCCGTCTGGGGCGCAAACGGCAGCAGGGTCAAACGGCGGCGGCGCGGTCGACAGTGATCGTGCTTTCCTGAAGGCGATGGGTGGGCAGGGTGTAGACGTTTCGGTCGCAACCGAGAACCGCCGCACGGACGCCTGGATCCCACAGGGCACGATGATCCGCGGCACGCTGGAGACGGCGATCAATTCAGACCTCGCCGGCATGGTGAAGGGGATCGTGCGCGACGATGTCTATTCGTTCGACGGCCGTCGCATCCTCATACCGGCGGGGTCGTCACTGATCGGCGATTATAAGTCCGGCGTCGAACGGGGACAGGAGCGGATCCTGATCGTCTGGACACGGATGATCCGCGGAGACGGTGTCTCGGTGCAGCTCGGCTCTTATGGCACCGATCGGCTCGGGCGCTCGGGCATGACGGGTGTCGTCGATCGCAAGTACTGGGAGCGGTTCGGCCCACCGGCGCTAATGACGATGATCGGCGGCGCCACCCAATACATCGCCCAGCTCGGCCAGAAGCAGGATCGCAATATCACGATCGTCAATACAGACGGCACCGTGACCAGTATCCCCAGGACAATGGTGAAACATCGCAGGATCGCGCTCGCGAAATTGCCGCTGAGACCATCGCCTCCGGTATCCAGCAGCTAG